The Pyrodictium delaneyi genome contains a region encoding:
- a CDS encoding endo alpha-1,4 polygalactosaminidase — MTETVTATVTVTATITATKIAATASSWCSIACYYLTNIESEPLLARHWTVAVIEPDEANDTLLMEVRKRSDLVLAYLNAGYAEEWRSYWDVVKDKPWIHGTTMYEGEYYVEYWHTEWRKILVELATRYLARGFQGIYLDNIDAAELLAIERPSWAQGVDPREAMIDLVCNVSNAVKAVDPKAKVYLNIGGAVNLLYNDRLLGCIDGVLREELWSHPGPSGPEPQDPWETLAALDALAYAHSHGKTVLVADPVNDLKEAWSFCVKAWSHGFIPVPQPAWALDYSAPPPPVWCSCSTSMVKSNK; from the coding sequence ATGACAGAGACTGTAACAGCTACCGTTACAGTGACAGCCACTATAACGGCTACAAAGATTGCTGCTACTGCCTCCTCCTGGTGCAGTATCGCTTGCTACTACCTGACAAATATCGAGTCGGAGCCTTTACTGGCCAGGCACTGGACTGTAGCAGTGATAGAGCCAGATGAAGCAAATGACACACTGCTAATGGAGGTGAGGAAACGCAGCGACCTGGTTCTCGCCTACCTAAACGCCGGGTATGCCGAGGAGTGGAGGAGCTACTGGGACGTAGTCAAAGATAAGCCCTGGATCCACGGCACCACCATGTACGAGGGCGAATACTATGTGGAATATTGGCACACTGAGTGGAGGAAGATACTTGTAGAGTTAGCAACGAGATACCTGGCTAGGGGGTTTCAGGGCATCTATCTAGACAACATCGATGCAGCCGAGCTGCTTGCTATAGAGAGACCCTCTTGGGCTCAGGGAGTAGATCCACGAGAAGCCATGATAGATCTCGTCTGTAACGTGTCCAATGCCGTCAAAGCCGTAGACCCTAAGGCAAAGGTGTACCTCAATATCGGTGGTGCAGTGAACCTGCTGTACAATGACCGCCTCCTAGGCTGCATAGATGGGGTGCTACGAGAGGAGCTGTGGAGCCACCCAGGCCCAAGCGGACCCGAGCCACAGGACCCTTGGGAAACTCTCGCAGCGCTCGACGCGCTAGCCTATGCACACAGCCACGGGAAGACCGTGCTAGTGGCGGATCCCGTGAACGACTTAAAGGAGGCTTGGAGTTTCTGTGTAAAGGCCTGGAGCCATGGCTTTATTCCAGTTCCGCAGCCAGCCTGGGCTCTTGACTACAGCGCTCCACCTCCACCAGTTTGGTGCAGTTGCAGCACCTCAATGGTCAAAAGCAACAAGTGA
- a CDS encoding prephenate dehydratase: protein MIVRVAFLGPEHSFTHMAAEKLFPGAELVPCNSITKVFRLVEGYEVDYGVVPIENSLEGPVGETLDNLATTMLHIYAALEMRIDLVLAGRKGAGKIYGHPHALREAARSLERLAPGAELVPVPSTSHAARQAAEEDALCVCSRRAAEAYGLEIIAEGLEDGPNYTRFIALAWRDQPENAERTSIITAFPDEPGSLYRFLEPFARHGVNLKMIYSRPIPGKPWHYNFYIDLEGSRLDRHVAEALEEAAARSLFIHVLGSYPVQRG, encoded by the coding sequence GTGATTGTTCGCGTTGCCTTCCTAGGCCCCGAGCATAGCTTCACTCACATGGCGGCCGAGAAGCTCTTCCCAGGCGCAGAGCTGGTACCATGTAACAGCATAACCAAAGTGTTCCGGCTAGTAGAGGGTTACGAGGTAGACTACGGTGTCGTCCCGATAGAGAACAGTCTCGAGGGCCCTGTTGGCGAGACCCTAGATAACCTCGCCACCACAATGCTCCACATCTATGCCGCGCTCGAGATGAGGATAGACCTTGTACTCGCAGGCCGTAAAGGCGCAGGAAAGATCTATGGTCATCCTCATGCGCTCCGCGAGGCAGCCCGGAGCCTTGAGAGGCTGGCGCCCGGAGCTGAGCTAGTCCCGGTGCCTAGCACTAGCCATGCAGCCCGCCAGGCCGCCGAGGAGGACGCGCTCTGCGTTTGCAGCCGCCGTGCGGCCGAGGCATACGGCCTCGAGATAATAGCCGAGGGATTAGAGGATGGCCCCAACTACACCAGGTTCATAGCTCTAGCCTGGCGCGATCAGCCTGAGAACGCGGAGAGGACTAGCATAATAACAGCGTTTCCCGACGAGCCGGGCAGCCTATACCGGTTCCTAGAGCCCTTCGCCCGTCACGGCGTTAACTTGAAGATGATATACTCGCGGCCTATACCGGGGAAGCCTTGGCACTACAACTTCTACATAGACTTGGAGGGCAGTAGGCTCGACCGGCACGTCGCGGAAGCATTGGAGGAGGCAGCAGCTCGGAGTCTGTTCATCCACGTGCTCGGCAGCTACCCGGTCCAGCGGGGCTAG
- a CDS encoding ABC transporter ATP-binding protein: MTAELKALGVYARHGSKVVLEDVTMEARPGAVTVVLGPNGAGKTTLLRVLAGLHVPAQGRVFIGNRDVYKLPRMERARLIAYVPAVLESPGLGQTVEEFVAASRYPLHPGPRLGPQPGDLEEAQRQLRRVEAEKLAQQSLGKLSSGEKQRTLLAHALARDADVLLVDEPTSFLDLRGRLLVYKLLHEEARRGRVVVAATHDMMLAGLYADQVVLLSQGRIVAQGPPKDILHPRLLERVFQVKVEMTRLGDKHIPVPVDIT, from the coding sequence GTGACAGCAGAACTGAAGGCTCTAGGGGTATACGCTAGGCATGGTAGCAAGGTCGTACTGGAAGACGTCACCATGGAGGCACGGCCCGGCGCAGTCACAGTAGTCCTTGGACCCAACGGTGCGGGGAAGACCACACTCCTCAGAGTGCTTGCTGGCCTCCACGTCCCGGCCCAGGGCCGTGTCTTCATCGGGAACCGGGACGTCTACAAGCTACCCCGCATGGAGAGAGCCAGGCTTATCGCCTACGTTCCGGCTGTGCTTGAATCCCCAGGGCTCGGCCAGACCGTGGAGGAGTTTGTCGCTGCTAGCCGGTACCCGCTCCACCCTGGGCCCCGCCTAGGCCCCCAGCCAGGTGACCTGGAGGAGGCGCAGAGGCAGCTCCGCCGAGTAGAGGCGGAGAAACTAGCCCAGCAGAGCCTCGGAAAGCTGAGTAGTGGCGAGAAACAACGTACACTCCTAGCCCATGCATTAGCCCGTGACGCTGATGTACTGCTCGTAGACGAGCCTACTAGTTTCCTCGACCTGAGGGGCCGGCTGCTCGTCTACAAACTGCTCCACGAGGAGGCCCGCCGGGGCCGCGTCGTGGTAGCGGCGACCCACGACATGATGCTTGCAGGGCTCTATGCTGACCAGGTGGTTCTCCTTTCCCAGGGCCGGATAGTAGCCCAGGGACCTCCCAAGGATATACTCCACCCCCGGCTTCTAGAAAGAGTGTTCCAAGTCAAGGTTGAAATGACTAGACTCGGTGACAAGCACATACCGGTACCTGTAGACATTACATGA
- a CDS encoding 7-carboxy-7-deazaguanine synthase QueE, producing the protein MSKSARPPSSVSSTSPRLRVVEIFTSLQGEGPFTGTRSVFVRLAGCDLRCPFCDTTYSLDPRTGKPIAIEEIAIIVERARPSLVVITGGEPLLQRRGVNELARLLTEQGYRMQLETNGTLPAPRPGEPLYAVHHVVSPKDVPVAVEGARLHPSWVEASRATGRVWFKFLASTREHVEAIAVYVKEKGIPRDHVYIMPLTRDGMSMDELLKLHQQVAKLALDYGFNFSPRLHLLLGLR; encoded by the coding sequence TTGTCGAAGTCTGCGAGACCCCCCAGCTCTGTGTCGAGTACATCCCCTAGGCTCCGCGTAGTAGAGATCTTCACTAGCCTGCAGGGCGAGGGCCCATTTACGGGTACCCGCAGCGTCTTCGTCCGCCTCGCGGGCTGTGATCTACGCTGCCCGTTCTGCGACACCACATACAGCCTAGACCCCCGAACCGGGAAGCCCATAGCCATCGAGGAGATAGCCATTATCGTCGAGAGGGCGCGTCCTAGCCTGGTCGTAATTACTGGGGGTGAGCCTCTGCTACAGAGGAGAGGGGTCAACGAGCTAGCCAGGCTCCTAACCGAACAGGGGTATAGGATGCAGCTCGAGACTAATGGCACATTACCCGCACCTAGACCAGGAGAACCCCTCTATGCTGTACACCACGTGGTCTCACCGAAGGATGTACCAGTAGCTGTTGAGGGTGCGAGGCTCCACCCTTCCTGGGTAGAGGCTTCCCGGGCTACGGGTAGGGTTTGGTTCAAGTTCCTAGCCTCTACGAGGGAGCACGTAGAGGCCATAGCGGTATACGTGAAGGAGAAAGGTATACCCCGGGACCATGTCTACATTATGCCACTGACAAGGGATGGGATGTCCATGGATGAGCTACTCAAGCTCCACCAGCAGGTGGCGAAACTGGCACTAGACTATGGGTTCAACTTCAGTCCCCGACTTCACCTCCTTCTCGGACTACGCTAG
- a CDS encoding iron ABC transporter permease codes for MHTRRVFAALVALAALLFLAGLAVGPAGFRNPLDPGSWDLVLRLRLLRGLLALGVGAALGAAGAFMQYSVSNPLASPSILGVSPGALAASVLVMLAWRGSPPLGAPLLAGMLGGFAAYAASAALAARLGFTRVGLVLAGVAVSSTLSGLSSLLVLLAEARLRLPASLMLLGSFAYATPETVYVALASSGAGLVAGLALARGLDAISYGDETASAMGYSPGQIRLAASLTSAALTSVCVYAAGIVGFVGLVAPNTARLLVGGHPRASLPASLLLGAATTLAADLAGRLTALALGLGEVPAGLVTSAVGGLFLAYMLLRGAAGGEEQ; via the coding sequence TTGCACACGCGGCGTGTTTTTGCAGCACTAGTCGCCTTGGCGGCACTGCTCTTCCTAGCAGGTCTAGCCGTGGGCCCGGCCGGGTTCCGTAACCCCCTGGACCCTGGGTCCTGGGACCTGGTGCTCAGGCTCCGGCTGCTCCGGGGTCTTCTCGCTCTAGGCGTGGGAGCGGCGCTGGGGGCGGCCGGGGCCTTCATGCAGTATAGCGTCTCGAACCCATTGGCGAGCCCGAGCATCCTAGGAGTCTCGCCAGGCGCGCTCGCCGCCAGCGTCCTAGTAATGCTCGCGTGGAGGGGCTCGCCACCGCTCGGAGCCCCTCTCCTTGCCGGGATGCTGGGAGGCTTCGCTGCCTACGCCGCCTCGGCCGCCCTAGCCGCCCGGCTCGGGTTCACAAGGGTAGGCCTAGTCCTAGCAGGCGTAGCTGTCTCCAGCACACTCTCCGGCCTCTCGAGCCTTCTCGTTCTCCTGGCTGAGGCGAGGCTCCGTCTACCCGCCTCATTGATGCTTCTCGGCAGCTTCGCCTACGCAACCCCCGAGACCGTCTACGTCGCTCTAGCCTCATCTGGTGCCGGCCTAGTCGCGGGACTCGCCCTAGCCCGAGGACTCGACGCAATATCCTACGGAGACGAGACAGCATCCGCTATGGGATATAGCCCGGGGCAGATCCGGCTCGCTGCGAGCCTCACCTCAGCCGCCCTGACCTCTGTTTGTGTCTACGCCGCCGGGATAGTGGGGTTTGTCGGCCTCGTAGCCCCTAACACCGCGCGTCTCCTTGTAGGCGGCCATCCTAGGGCTAGTTTGCCCGCCTCCCTACTCCTCGGCGCAGCCACCACGCTGGCTGCAGACCTGGCCGGGAGACTCACAGCGCTAGCTCTAGGGCTTGGTGAAGTACCGGCTGGGCTCGTTACAAGCGCCGTGGGGGGTCTGTTCCTGGCCTACATGCTCCTTCGGGGAGCCGCTGGGGGAGAAGAACAGTGA
- a CDS encoding radical SAM protein — MVQQGRSRGYDPVALAEWLEHVVAPRRDGVQLRRYYRFRRDRWYGGIVTGDVVGCILRCGFCWAHKFTWGNPRAGKLLSPGEAASRLIELARQSGVKQARLSGGEPTLGFDHLVEVMETVTAEGIHFVVETNGILIGAREEYAQKLASFHGAGIEVRVSIKGTSPEEFAMLTGARPEAWTLQLKALELLVAYGLEPGEEVYPAVMLSFTDEQGVERIREKLRRIHPALAENIDPEYVILYRHVEELLRRTGLKPRKAYRPGEVPPELV; from the coding sequence ATGGTACAACAAGGCAGGAGCCGAGGCTATGACCCTGTAGCTCTAGCTGAGTGGCTTGAGCATGTTGTGGCGCCACGACGAGACGGGGTGCAGCTACGCCGCTACTACCGGTTCCGCAGAGACCGCTGGTATGGAGGTATAGTGACGGGCGATGTGGTTGGCTGTATCCTTCGCTGTGGGTTCTGCTGGGCCCACAAGTTTACATGGGGTAACCCCAGAGCTGGAAAGTTGCTGTCGCCAGGCGAGGCGGCGTCAAGGCTCATCGAGCTGGCCCGGCAGAGCGGCGTGAAACAAGCCAGGCTGAGCGGCGGCGAGCCTACACTGGGCTTCGACCATCTCGTCGAGGTGATGGAGACTGTAACTGCCGAGGGCATTCATTTCGTAGTGGAGACTAACGGGATCCTCATAGGGGCCCGGGAGGAGTATGCCCAGAAGCTCGCCTCTTTCCACGGAGCCGGGATAGAGGTACGCGTCTCAATTAAGGGTACAAGCCCCGAAGAGTTCGCCATGCTGACGGGGGCCAGGCCAGAGGCCTGGACGCTCCAGCTAAAAGCCCTAGAGCTGCTGGTCGCCTACGGGCTCGAGCCGGGTGAGGAAGTCTACCCGGCAGTCATGCTTAGCTTCACCGATGAGCAGGGCGTCGAGAGGATACGGGAGAAGCTGCGCCGCATACATCCAGCCCTCGCGGAGAACATTGACCCCGAGTACGTCATCCTATACCGGCACGTTGAGGAGCTGCTCCGCCGTACTGGGCTGAAGCCTAGGAAGGCCTACCGGCCCGGCGAGGTACCCCCGGAGCTTGTGTAG
- a CDS encoding 6-pyruvoyl trahydropterin synthase family protein encodes MPFRVKACTMFSAAHRIEGHPRCGRIHGHNYRVCIVLREDKPMGIDLDELEEWLQEHVFKRFDHQYLNKLLAEDGELPTVTSEDLAQMIASWLEKSYPGMVELVEVCETPQLCVEYIP; translated from the coding sequence TTGCCGTTCCGCGTGAAGGCATGCACTATGTTCTCTGCTGCACACCGTATCGAGGGACATCCACGCTGTGGAAGGATCCACGGACACAACTACCGTGTATGCATAGTACTCCGCGAGGACAAGCCCATGGGGATAGACCTGGACGAGCTCGAAGAGTGGCTCCAGGAACACGTCTTCAAGAGGTTCGACCACCAGTACCTCAACAAGCTACTAGCCGAGGACGGAGAGCTACCAACAGTGACCAGCGAGGACCTCGCCCAGATGATAGCTAGTTGGCTTGAGAAGAGCTACCCGGGGATGGTCGAGCTTGTCGAAGTCTGCGAGACCCCCCAGCTCTGTGTCGAGTACATCCCCTAG
- a CDS encoding ABC transporter substrate-binding protein — MWTSRVIAIAIVAFIAIIAAYMLTSGGGEPASTATPMTTTITVTKTATTTMTTTAVETTTVSKTVTFTQTVTQTIPQVEEKLVLVDALGRTVAVEKPAERVVALAPSITEDICSLGLCSRLVGVDSFSRDVPGVPEGVVDVGGYWQPSSEKVAELKPDLVLACSGVSAQEQMAQQLEGLGIRVFFLRCDQARGFDDIYWDLRAIATLLGKPEAADKVIELMEERVSALEKKLANTTRPGVALLVYLQENGAWVAGGGTFHDTVIAVAGGSNVFHGLYGWQMVGYEELVSRDPDYIIVTGMTPADFNRTIALAEKTPLRETKAFQEGHVCVLYGAATDALNRPSPGVVDAAYLLASILHPDLVEPPERLAGNYTCMHQG; from the coding sequence ATGTGGACTAGCAGGGTAATAGCCATAGCTATAGTTGCTTTCATCGCTATCATAGCTGCCTATATGCTTACAAGCGGAGGGGGAGAACCAGCCTCTACCGCAACACCTATGACCACCACTATCACAGTCACCAAAACCGCTACGACTACTATGACCACTACCGCGGTCGAGACCACTACAGTGTCAAAGACGGTGACATTCACCCAGACTGTGACCCAGACAATACCACAGGTAGAAGAGAAGCTAGTCCTAGTCGATGCGCTAGGCAGAACAGTCGCTGTCGAAAAACCCGCTGAGCGTGTCGTCGCTCTAGCGCCCTCGATAACCGAGGATATTTGCTCTCTTGGGCTCTGCAGCCGGCTGGTAGGCGTCGACAGCTTCTCCAGGGATGTGCCCGGCGTCCCCGAGGGCGTCGTGGATGTTGGCGGCTACTGGCAGCCTAGCAGCGAGAAGGTAGCCGAGCTAAAGCCGGACCTAGTACTGGCATGTAGCGGTGTATCCGCCCAGGAGCAGATGGCACAGCAGCTCGAGGGGCTCGGTATCCGAGTATTCTTCCTTCGCTGCGACCAGGCCCGGGGCTTCGACGACATCTACTGGGATCTACGTGCTATAGCGACACTACTGGGCAAGCCCGAGGCTGCCGATAAGGTGATAGAGCTGATGGAAGAGAGGGTTAGCGCGCTAGAGAAGAAGCTAGCCAATACTACGAGACCTGGTGTAGCCCTGCTAGTTTACCTCCAGGAGAACGGCGCCTGGGTAGCCGGCGGCGGCACATTCCACGACACAGTGATAGCTGTTGCTGGCGGCTCTAACGTGTTTCACGGTCTCTACGGCTGGCAGATGGTTGGCTACGAGGAGCTAGTATCCCGGGACCCCGACTACATAATAGTGACCGGTATGACTCCTGCTGACTTCAACCGCACGATAGCGCTCGCGGAGAAGACGCCACTACGGGAGACTAAGGCCTTCCAGGAGGGCCATGTATGTGTCCTCTACGGCGCCGCCACCGACGCGCTTAACAGACCATCACCAGGCGTAGTAGACGCCGCCTATCTGTTGGCCTCGATACTGCACCCCGACCTAGTGGAGCCGCCGGAGAGGCTAGCCGGCAACTATACTTGTATGCACCAGGGCTAG